One region of Bacillus pumilus genomic DNA includes:
- a CDS encoding XtrA/YqaO family protein: MNEPKQLFIQENQTFVGEMETGKIQVIVLDGNVGTAYQIDVPEHGKTIIQTAKGHFARVDQEIGFKIS, encoded by the coding sequence ATGAACGAGCCAAAACAATTATTCATTCAAGAAAACCAGACATTTGTCGGTGAGATGGAAACAGGAAAAATTCAAGTCATCGTATTAGATGGGAATGTAGGAACAGCTTATCAGATAGATGTACCTGAACATGGAAAAACCATTATCCAAACGGCAAAAGGTCATTTTGCAAGAGTAGATCAAGAGATTGGTTTTAAAATCAGCTAG
- the bioB gene encoding biotin synthase BioB codes for MGKHISLSWEAIAEKALKNERITLQEGLDILEADDRELLSIMHAAYQVRFHFFQNKVKLNMIFNAKSGYCPENCGYCSQSIISKAPVERYTMLDQKTIVAGAHEALKRKAGTYCIVASGRAPSHRELDEVTAAVKEITETMPLKVCACLGLLNEDKAKRLKEAGVHRYNHNINTHQDHHAHITTTHTYHDRLSTLEEVKQSGMSPCSGVIIGMGETNQQIVEMAFALRAIDADSIPVNFLHAIEGTPLEHQERTHPVKALKVLALMRFVNPTKEIRVSGGREFNLRTLQPLALYAANSIFVGDYLTTKGQQVRMDHHIIEDLGFDIEECAL; via the coding sequence ATGGGAAAACACATATCTTTGTCTTGGGAAGCGATAGCAGAGAAAGCGCTGAAAAATGAACGGATCACGCTGCAAGAAGGTCTAGATATTCTTGAAGCTGACGATAGAGAATTATTATCTATCATGCATGCAGCCTATCAAGTACGATTTCATTTTTTTCAAAATAAGGTGAAATTAAATATGATTTTTAACGCAAAAAGCGGTTATTGTCCTGAAAACTGTGGTTATTGTTCACAGTCGATCATTTCTAAAGCACCGGTTGAACGATATACAATGCTTGATCAAAAAACGATTGTGGCTGGCGCGCATGAGGCGCTCAAGAGAAAAGCGGGGACTTATTGTATTGTCGCGAGCGGCAGAGCACCTTCTCACAGAGAATTAGATGAGGTGACGGCAGCAGTAAAAGAGATCACTGAGACCATGCCTTTGAAGGTGTGTGCATGTCTTGGGTTATTAAATGAAGACAAAGCGAAGCGGCTGAAGGAAGCAGGGGTTCATCGGTACAATCACAATATCAATACACATCAAGATCATCATGCTCACATTACGACAACTCATACATATCATGACCGCTTGTCGACCCTTGAAGAGGTCAAACAGTCGGGCATGTCACCTTGCTCAGGGGTTATCATTGGAATGGGTGAAACCAACCAGCAAATTGTCGAAATGGCTTTTGCGCTCAGAGCCATTGATGCGGATTCTATTCCAGTCAACTTTCTTCATGCAATTGAGGGAACACCACTTGAGCATCAAGAACGAACACATCCGGTCAAAGCATTGAAAGTGTTGGCACTCATGAGGTTTGTCAATCCAACCAAGGAAATTCGAGTATCTGGAGGCAGAGAGTTCAATTTACGGACGCTTCAGCCGCTTGCTCTTTATGCGGCAAATTCCATTTTCGTAGGCGATTATTTGACAACAAAAGGTCAGCAAGTCCGAATGGATCATCATATCATTGAAGATTTAGGTTTTGACATAGAAGAATGTGCGTTATAA
- a CDS encoding helix-turn-helix transcriptional regulator, translating into MKLENLREERILQGKTQTYMAKKLGHKYTSGYANIEMGRTKPSLEIAKHIADLLNRGVQELFFDQKLHEMSNSLKEEHFFEKERQTK; encoded by the coding sequence ATGAAACTTGAAAATTTACGAGAAGAACGCATTTTACAAGGAAAAACACAAACCTATATGGCGAAAAAATTAGGGCATAAGTATACGAGCGGCTATGCAAATATAGAAATGGGCAGAACGAAGCCCAGCTTAGAAATAGCAAAGCATATTGCAGATTTGCTAAATAGGGGTGTTCAAGAGCTTTTTTTTGATCAAAAGTTACACGAAATGAGTAATTCTTTAAAGGAAGAGCACTTCTTTGAAAAGGAGAGACAAACAAAATGA
- a CDS encoding type 1 glutamine amidotransferase domain-containing protein: protein MRLSNKKVIAFVSDDFEDLELWYPVLRLREEGATVHLVGEKADHEYIGKYGVPAVSDADFYSIQADEYDAVLVPGGWAPDKLRRYPEVLDIVRTFDEKAKPIGQICHAGWVLISAGILQGKKVTSTPGIKDDMTNAGADWFDEAVVTDGHLVSSRRPPDLPPYVKAFADVLAAT, encoded by the coding sequence ATGCGTTTATCAAATAAGAAGGTCATTGCGTTTGTCAGTGATGATTTTGAAGATTTAGAGCTATGGTATCCGGTTCTGCGTTTAAGAGAGGAGGGCGCAACCGTCCATCTCGTAGGAGAAAAAGCAGATCATGAGTACATCGGCAAGTATGGTGTGCCTGCCGTATCCGATGCAGATTTTTATTCCATTCAAGCGGATGAATATGATGCTGTGCTCGTCCCAGGCGGATGGGCGCCCGATAAACTGCGTCGTTATCCAGAAGTATTAGACATTGTCCGTACGTTTGATGAAAAGGCGAAACCAATCGGACAAATTTGCCATGCTGGCTGGGTGCTCATTTCAGCAGGCATCCTGCAAGGCAAAAAAGTAACGAGCACACCTGGTATTAAAGATGATATGACAAATGCTGGAGCAGACTGGTTTGATGAAGCAGTCGTCACAGATGGTCACCTCGTCTCGAGCAGACGTCCACCGGATCTTCCTCCCTATGTGAAAGCATTTGCGGATGTGTTAGCGGCAACATAA
- the terS gene encoding phage terminase small subunit — protein sequence MKDKRIEAKQDYMKGMTYQQIADHYNVSIHTVKSWKRRYGWQRQKGSSKQAHSIFNQFLSDETIEIMEKMGGRTSLDLIWDQIQIQYAAIIRAQRIMYVSDQDDMIKELKKAAYMPSSLEETVEGIQPEQEISTEEYSFQFSWDRHATFLNAQSRAMGELRRLIKQFEELAHAKDERRLRLKQIELTIEKTKKAVREEKEEDLHIMIKRKEDNS from the coding sequence ATGAAAGATAAACGGATAGAAGCCAAGCAAGATTATATGAAAGGGATGACGTACCAGCAAATTGCTGATCATTACAATGTCTCGATCCATACCGTGAAATCTTGGAAAAGACGATACGGATGGCAAAGGCAAAAAGGTTCGTCAAAGCAGGCACACTCGATCTTCAATCAGTTTCTTTCAGATGAAACAATTGAAATCATGGAGAAAATGGGCGGGCGTACATCGCTTGATTTAATCTGGGATCAAATTCAAATTCAATATGCTGCCATTATTCGGGCGCAGCGAATCATGTATGTGTCAGATCAAGATGACATGATCAAAGAGCTGAAAAAGGCAGCATACATGCCTTCTTCATTAGAAGAAACAGTAGAAGGCATTCAGCCAGAACAAGAAATCAGCACAGAAGAATATTCGTTTCAATTTTCATGGGATCGGCATGCCACCTTTTTAAATGCCCAATCCCGTGCAATGGGAGAGCTCAGGCGTCTCATTAAACAGTTTGAAGAGCTTGCACATGCGAAGGATGAACGAAGATTAAGGCTAAAGCAAATTGAACTGACCATCGAAAAAACAAAAAAAGCAGTGCGCGAAGAAAAAGAGGAAGATCTTCACATCATGATCAAGCGAAAAGAGGATAACTCATGA
- a CDS encoding sigma-70 family RNA polymerase sigma factor: MQDLLIEYKRALKDARKQYEPFKEKDEHQLSVQDKHDKKMIASMVSDLEYVVEWLQIGREPGARRGLDRRSVYQRTILANPEVLEALSHEYTIIQENEKEFSERDKKRIDEALSVLTDREKDVFFMHTTQGLSFSEIAIMLDVKKGTVQKHMERARTKMAKKVQERLFEAAE; encoded by the coding sequence ATGCAAGATTTACTCATTGAATACAAACGAGCATTAAAGGATGCTAGAAAACAATATGAACCATTTAAAGAAAAAGACGAACATCAGCTGTCCGTTCAAGACAAGCATGATAAAAAAATGATCGCCAGTATGGTGAGCGATCTCGAATACGTAGTAGAGTGGCTTCAAATTGGAAGAGAGCCAGGCGCACGCAGAGGATTAGACAGACGTTCAGTCTATCAGCGCACCATTCTAGCAAATCCAGAAGTGTTAGAGGCTTTATCACATGAATATACAATCATCCAAGAAAATGAAAAAGAATTCAGTGAGCGGGACAAGAAACGAATTGATGAAGCCTTGTCCGTTTTAACGGACCGAGAAAAGGACGTATTTTTCATGCACACAACGCAAGGATTATCGTTTAGCGAGATTGCGATCATGCTGGATGTGAAGAAAGGAACTGTGCAAAAACATATGGAGAGAGCTCGGACAAAGATGGCCAAAAAAGTACAAGAACGCCTATTCGAAGCAGCTGAATAG
- a CDS encoding DoxX family protein: protein MKRILHIGSTYVFALLFIAAGFFHVIEPSGFARMMPGWPFPYVMVYATACLEWLLAVLLLLPNVRIVAAKIIAVYLVLIFPANLFAAREGIPFPGQESTEQSLLWIRLIGQPILIVWVMSIAKWEKKLKQ from the coding sequence ATGAAGCGAATCCTGCATATAGGAAGTACATACGTCTTTGCGCTTTTATTCATAGCAGCCGGTTTTTTTCATGTGATAGAGCCGAGCGGCTTTGCCCGTATGATGCCAGGCTGGCCATTTCCATATGTAATGGTCTATGCGACGGCATGCCTAGAATGGCTGCTAGCTGTCTTGCTGCTTTTGCCAAATGTCAGGATCGTAGCAGCAAAAATCATTGCTGTCTATCTTGTCCTCATTTTCCCTGCAAACTTATTTGCTGCACGAGAGGGAATTCCATTTCCAGGTCAAGAAAGCACAGAGCAGTCTTTGCTATGGATAAGACTGATAGGACAGCCAATTCTGATTGTATGGGTGATGTCTATTGCGAAATGGGAAAAAAAGCTGAAACAATGA
- a CDS encoding helix-turn-helix domain-containing protein, whose product MDNLTGKILTELREKHGWSKSTVAKKLGLKAMSTYANWEYGLRKPDGEMIVKIAELYGVSTDYLLTGKDKGGTDADLADDPDLQIAFKAASDFSEEARRQTIDFIHYIKEKEKQKGRQPKQRDDD is encoded by the coding sequence ATGGATAATTTGACTGGGAAGATTTTAACTGAATTAAGAGAGAAGCATGGATGGAGCAAGTCAACGGTTGCTAAAAAACTCGGATTAAAGGCGATGTCCACTTATGCAAATTGGGAATATGGCTTGAGAAAGCCCGACGGTGAAATGATTGTGAAAATCGCCGAGTTATACGGGGTTTCAACGGACTATCTTCTCACAGGTAAGGACAAAGGCGGAACTGATGCCGACCTTGCAGACGATCCTGATTTGCAAATTGCGTTTAAGGCTGCCTCCGATTTTTCCGAAGAAGCACGAAGACAAACCATCGATTTTATTCACTACATTAAAGAAAAAGAGAAGCAAAAAGGCCGTCAGCCAAAACAGCGAGACGACGATTGA
- a CDS encoding AI-2E family transporter, translated as MNSMQMWSSRFRKFFLDNKFVLFLLVLLLIGLNILVFMKTSFIFTPLIVLVKTIALPIILTGVVYYLLNPIVNLLEKFRVKRIFSILLLYIVIIGIITVTIVSIIPFLQAQMMSLFHNLPKYVDTVEDQIRQLTGSNFINQAQKAMNFNVSELVSKASSQATKILESTFTGVGTFLGALTEVIISIVTVPFILFYLLKDGKKLPDYFLKFIPNKFREHTHIVLHEMNHRLSSYILGQIIVSFCIGVLLLIGYMIIGLDYAFLLAIIAACTSIVPYLGPTIAITPAIVIALVTSPIMLLKLIIVWTVVQLIEGKFISPQVMGKNLHIHPITIIFVLLTAGKLFSVVGIIVAIPTYAVLKVITTHLFDWFKMRSNLYKEEKV; from the coding sequence ATGAATTCTATGCAAATGTGGAGCAGTCGATTTAGAAAATTTTTTCTTGATAACAAGTTTGTTCTCTTTTTACTCGTCCTGCTATTAATTGGATTGAATATCCTTGTTTTCATGAAGACATCCTTTATTTTCACACCGCTCATTGTACTCGTCAAAACCATCGCCTTACCGATTATTTTAACGGGGGTCGTGTATTATTTATTAAATCCAATTGTCAATTTGTTAGAGAAGTTTAGAGTCAAACGGATCTTTTCGATTTTGCTTTTATATATTGTCATTATTGGCATTATTACAGTGACGATTGTGTCTATTATTCCGTTTTTACAAGCGCAAATGATGAGTCTGTTTCATAACCTTCCGAAATATGTTGATACGGTAGAAGATCAGATTAGACAACTAACGGGAAGCAACTTCATTAATCAAGCGCAAAAAGCGATGAATTTTAACGTTTCTGAATTGGTGAGCAAAGCGTCAAGTCAAGCGACGAAAATTTTGGAAAGTACCTTTACCGGAGTGGGGACATTCTTAGGGGCGCTCACTGAAGTCATCATCTCGATCGTGACCGTTCCGTTCATTCTGTTTTATTTATTAAAAGACGGCAAAAAATTGCCTGACTATTTCCTGAAATTTATTCCGAATAAGTTTAGAGAACATACACATATCGTGCTTCACGAAATGAACCATCGCCTGAGCTCTTATATTCTCGGACAGATCATTGTCAGCTTTTGTATAGGTGTTCTTCTTTTAATTGGTTATATGATCATTGGGTTAGACTATGCCTTTTTGTTAGCTATCATTGCGGCATGTACAAGTATCGTGCCTTACCTTGGTCCAACGATTGCCATTACACCAGCGATTGTGATTGCCCTTGTCACGTCACCAATTATGCTGTTAAAATTGATCATTGTTTGGACGGTTGTCCAGCTGATTGAAGGGAAATTCATTTCTCCACAGGTCATGGGGAAAAACCTTCATATCCATCCAATCACGATTATCTTTGTTCTCTTAACAGCAGGTAAATTGTTCAGCGTAGTCGGCATTATTGTTGCGATTCCGACATATGCCGTCCTGAAGGTCATCACGACCCACTTGTTTGATTGGTTCAAAATGCGATCCAATTTGTATAAAGAAGAAAAGGTTTAA
- a CDS encoding PBSX family phage terminase large subunit, which translates to MTPLIEKEVNPHFEHFLFDWNQKFQFLVGGYGSSKSYHIALKLILKLLEEKRTALVIREVYDTHRESTFSLLQEIVSDLGIDHVVKCRSSPLALTFRNGSSILFKGLDKPEKLKSINNISMIWIEECSEVSYEGFKELLGRLRHPSLPLYMMLSTNPVGQDNWTYRHFFRDEQLKRFVLDDETLYKKRTVVIKDTYYHHSTAEDNLFLPKSYVEQLDELKEYDPDLYRIARKGYFGINGTKVFPQFEVRSHSDVLEAIQQIDRPLKRAGMDFGFVKSYNALIRLAVDHEKKYLYIYWEYYDRGKTDDETAVDLKEFIESKELIKADAAEPKTIHYFRQRGFQMVAAHKFQGSRLQYTKKIKRFKKIICSDACPYTIYELQSLTYKADKDGRLEEDAFQIDPHTLSAIWYALDDYEVTDLKQTASERVRPNRERRSIQ; encoded by the coding sequence ATGACGCCATTGATTGAAAAAGAAGTCAATCCTCACTTTGAACACTTTCTATTCGATTGGAATCAAAAGTTTCAATTTTTAGTAGGCGGCTACGGCTCCTCGAAAAGCTATCACATTGCGTTAAAACTCATTTTAAAGCTGCTGGAAGAAAAACGGACAGCACTTGTCATTCGAGAAGTATATGATACGCACCGCGAATCAACCTTTTCTCTCTTACAAGAGATCGTCAGCGATCTTGGCATCGATCATGTGGTGAAGTGCCGCAGTTCGCCGCTTGCCTTGACGTTTCGAAATGGCAGCAGCATCTTATTCAAAGGGCTGGACAAGCCTGAGAAATTGAAATCGATTAACAACATCTCGATGATTTGGATTGAGGAGTGTTCAGAGGTTTCTTATGAAGGCTTTAAAGAGCTGCTTGGAAGGCTGAGGCACCCGTCCTTACCGCTTTATATGATGTTATCGACCAATCCTGTTGGTCAAGATAATTGGACGTACAGACATTTCTTTCGAGATGAACAGCTGAAGCGATTTGTCCTAGATGACGAAACCTTATACAAAAAACGCACCGTTGTGATCAAGGATACGTACTATCATCACTCCACAGCGGAAGATAACCTATTTCTCCCTAAAAGCTATGTGGAGCAGCTGGATGAGCTGAAAGAATACGACCCAGACCTCTATCGAATTGCGAGGAAGGGCTATTTCGGCATCAACGGCACAAAGGTTTTTCCTCAATTTGAGGTGAGAAGTCATTCTGATGTATTAGAAGCCATTCAGCAGATTGACCGGCCGCTAAAACGAGCAGGCATGGATTTTGGATTTGTTAAATCATACAATGCGCTCATTCGATTAGCCGTCGACCATGAAAAAAAGTACTTATATATTTACTGGGAATATTACGACCGCGGGAAAACAGATGATGAAACAGCTGTTGACCTAAAAGAGTTCATTGAATCAAAGGAACTCATCAAAGCCGATGCAGCCGAGCCTAAAACCATTCACTATTTTCGGCAGCGCGGATTTCAAATGGTGGCAGCACATAAGTTCCAAGGCTCGCGTTTGCAATATACGAAAAAGATCAAACGGTTTAAGAAAATCATTTGCTCTGATGCTTGTCCATACACAATCTATGAACTTCAATCACTGACCTATAAGGCAGATAAGGATGGACGTTTAGAGGAAGATGCATTTCAAATCGATCCGCATACATTATCAGCGATCTGGTATGCGCTGGATGATTATGAAGTGACGGATTTGAAACAGACCGCCTCGGAGCGTGTCCGTCCAAACAGAGAGAGGAGGTCCATACAATGA
- a CDS encoding Gfo/Idh/MocA family protein, whose protein sequence is MIRFAVIGTNWITDRFLQAGEGVADFTCTAVYSRSAEKGQAFAEKYGIDTVFTNLHQMAESDAFDAVYIASPNALHKEQAMLMMEHQKHVLCEKPFASHRKEVEEMIAAAKKHQVCLMEAMKTTFLPNFLQIKQHLDQLGPIRQVVAHYCKYSSRYDAYRNGEIPNAFKPELSNGSLMDIGVYLVYPALYLFGLPNQITARGYKLSSGVDGSGSVLMQYDGHQALLFHSKISTSHLSAEIQGEDATMVIDQFHRPSHITIHDRQGHHTDISLEDDQPAMYYEICHFIECIQQGMRQSPVNTFALSVQTMSVMDEARKQMGVRFPADR, encoded by the coding sequence ATGATTCGATTTGCTGTCATCGGAACGAACTGGATTACAGATCGATTCTTACAGGCCGGTGAAGGAGTAGCTGATTTTACATGTACAGCCGTCTATTCACGATCCGCTGAAAAAGGCCAGGCATTTGCCGAAAAATACGGTATTGATACAGTTTTTACGAACTTACATCAAATGGCGGAAAGTGATGCGTTTGATGCCGTGTATATTGCGAGTCCAAATGCCCTTCATAAAGAGCAGGCCATGTTGATGATGGAGCACCAAAAGCACGTATTATGCGAAAAACCATTTGCCTCTCACCGAAAAGAAGTAGAAGAAATGATTGCTGCAGCGAAGAAACATCAAGTGTGTTTGATGGAAGCGATGAAAACGACATTTCTGCCCAACTTCCTTCAAATCAAACAGCATCTTGATCAGCTTGGACCCATTCGGCAAGTGGTCGCTCATTACTGTAAATATTCCTCAAGATACGATGCCTACCGAAATGGCGAGATTCCAAATGCGTTTAAGCCTGAATTATCCAATGGTTCTTTAATGGATATCGGTGTGTATCTCGTCTACCCGGCGCTCTATTTATTTGGTCTGCCGAATCAAATCACCGCGAGAGGCTATAAGCTTTCTTCTGGTGTAGATGGGAGCGGCTCTGTCCTTATGCAATATGACGGGCATCAAGCACTTCTTTTTCATTCTAAAATTTCAACGTCTCATTTATCTGCGGAAATTCAAGGAGAGGATGCGACGATGGTGATTGATCAATTCCACCGTCCTTCGCATATCACGATCCATGATCGGCAAGGACACCATACCGACATCTCTCTCGAAGATGATCAGCCAGCCATGTATTATGAAATCTGTCATTTTATTGAGTGTATTCAGCAAGGAATGAGGCAGTCTCCGGTCAATACATTTGCCTTATCTGTTCAAACCATGTCCGTCATGGACGAGGCGAGAAAACAAATGGGCGTGAGGTTTCCTGCCGATAGATAA
- a CDS encoding undecaprenyl-diphosphate phosphatase, with amino-acid sequence MNLWDLFVALVLGIVEGLTEYAPVSSTGHMIIVDDLWLKSKEIITPEAANTFKVVIQLGSILAVMIVFKDRILNLLGLKKNITEEQKRSGHKLTIAQIAVGLVPAVILGFLFEDYIDKYLFDVRTVAVGLILGAVLMLVADWINKRKTETSSVDNMTYKQALYIGLFQCLALWPGFSRSGSTIAGGVILGLNHRAAADFTFIMAMPIMAGASLLTLVKNAEYLTTDMLPFFIVGFVSAFIVALFVVRFFLKLINKIKLVPFAIYRIILGVILFILFM; translated from the coding sequence ATGAATCTATGGGATTTATTCGTGGCACTGGTTTTAGGAATTGTCGAAGGATTAACAGAGTATGCACCTGTCTCGTCTACAGGTCACATGATCATTGTCGATGATCTATGGTTAAAATCAAAGGAAATCATTACACCAGAGGCGGCAAACACATTTAAAGTCGTGATTCAGTTAGGCTCTATTTTAGCTGTCATGATTGTGTTCAAGGATCGGATTTTGAACTTGTTAGGCTTAAAGAAAAATATCACTGAAGAACAAAAGCGCAGCGGGCATAAGCTGACCATTGCTCAAATTGCAGTAGGACTCGTCCCAGCCGTCATTTTAGGATTCTTATTTGAAGATTATATTGATAAATACTTGTTTGACGTGAGAACAGTTGCTGTCGGTTTGATTTTAGGCGCAGTACTGATGCTTGTCGCTGACTGGATTAATAAACGTAAAACAGAAACAAGCTCTGTCGATAACATGACGTACAAACAGGCACTTTATATCGGACTGTTTCAATGTTTGGCATTATGGCCAGGCTTCTCGCGCTCAGGTTCGACGATCGCAGGCGGGGTTATTCTTGGTTTGAATCACCGTGCGGCAGCTGACTTTACATTTATCATGGCGATGCCGATTATGGCGGGGGCAAGCTTGTTAACACTGGTGAAAAATGCCGAATATTTAACAACAGACATGCTGCCATTCTTTATCGTCGGCTTTGTGAGTGCGTTTATTGTGGCTCTCTTTGTTGTTCGATTCTTCCTAAAACTGATCAATAAAATCAAACTGGTGCCTTTTGCGATATATCGAATTATCCTAGGTGTGATTTTATTTATCCTATTCATGTAA
- a CDS encoding phage portal protein — protein sequence MKQLKATIMKANMSDHTKQMYADEFSYEKDDIVPPPYNINELKSMAEYSTILQQCIDAYKTNILGFGFGVEYAFDFNAEGVKPAKKKAAEKEWTRLEEFTKYMNYDESADVILGYVLEDREKTGNGFLEVLRDGQGKPAGIEYLDALHIRICKLSEPVDVEFSYTENGELRTMNRKKRFRKYVQVINEKKVFFKEYGDPRILHCETGKYDDTTPEPLRATEVIHFKIGSGTYGIPRWIGNIVNMYGARKAEELNYLYFKQGRHVPGAIIVENGMLSESSYQQLQDYMDDIEGSDHAHKFLLLEVEGLPTEKGLTGEEDVSNVKVNFKSLAEILQEDALFLEYDEKTRNKIRSAFRLPPIYTGESQDYNKATADTARKTTEEQVFQPERHLITGKLNTLFLPDLDMWHVRFLLNGPDFRDPLEIAKVLTPFIQAGAVSPNDLRDLAGRILGKTLEEWPEELYHRPLESRMKSAEEKPQPEPDQLTK from the coding sequence ATGAAACAATTGAAAGCAACGATTATGAAGGCAAACATGTCTGATCATACAAAACAAATGTATGCAGATGAATTTTCCTATGAAAAAGATGACATTGTGCCCCCGCCTTACAACATCAATGAATTAAAAAGCATGGCAGAATATTCAACCATTCTTCAGCAATGTATTGATGCGTACAAAACGAATATTTTGGGTTTTGGGTTTGGGGTGGAATATGCCTTTGACTTTAATGCAGAAGGTGTAAAACCGGCAAAAAAGAAAGCCGCAGAAAAGGAATGGACAAGACTTGAAGAGTTTACGAAGTACATGAACTATGATGAGTCCGCTGATGTGATTCTTGGCTATGTCCTCGAAGACCGAGAGAAAACGGGCAATGGCTTTTTAGAGGTGCTGAGAGATGGACAAGGAAAGCCGGCCGGAATCGAGTATTTAGATGCGCTCCATATCCGCATTTGCAAGCTTAGTGAGCCAGTCGACGTTGAATTCAGTTACACAGAAAATGGCGAATTAAGAACAATGAATCGAAAGAAACGATTCCGCAAATATGTGCAGGTGATCAACGAAAAGAAAGTTTTCTTCAAGGAGTATGGTGATCCGCGCATTTTGCACTGTGAAACAGGCAAGTACGATGACACCACACCAGAGCCGCTTCGCGCAACAGAAGTAATTCATTTTAAAATTGGCAGCGGAACGTATGGGATTCCCCGCTGGATTGGCAACATCGTCAATATGTACGGAGCACGCAAGGCAGAGGAACTGAACTATCTTTATTTTAAACAAGGACGGCATGTACCAGGTGCCATCATTGTCGAAAATGGGATGCTGTCAGAATCCTCTTATCAGCAGCTTCAAGATTATATGGACGATATTGAAGGATCTGATCATGCACATAAATTTCTATTGCTTGAAGTTGAAGGTCTGCCGACAGAAAAAGGGTTAACCGGAGAAGAAGATGTCTCAAATGTCAAAGTAAACTTCAAATCTCTAGCCGAGATCCTGCAAGAAGATGCGCTCTTTTTAGAATACGATGAAAAAACAAGAAACAAAATCCGCTCGGCGTTTCGCCTTCCGCCAATTTACACAGGTGAGTCTCAAGACTATAACAAAGCGACAGCAGATACCGCGCGTAAAACAACAGAAGAGCAAGTATTTCAGCCGGAACGACATCTCATCACAGGAAAACTCAATACGCTTTTCCTACCGGATCTTGATATGTGGCATGTCCGTTTTCTATTAAATGGTCCTGATTTTAGAGACCCATTAGAGATTGCCAAAGTACTGACACCATTTATTCAGGCGGGAGCAGTGTCACCAAACGATTTGCGCGATCTAGCAGGAAGAATCCTCGGAAAAACGCTAGAGGAATGGCCTGAGGAACTGTATCACCGCCCTTTAGAAAGCCGCATGAAATCAGCTGAAGAAAAGCCTCAACCAGAGCCGGACCAGCTGACGAAATAA